Proteins encoded together in one Salarchaeum sp. JOR-1 window:
- a CDS encoding branched-chain amino acid ABC transporter permease, with the protein MSDTLTSKLNPLSLPLRQQLGLLALALLGLTPFWMELLYAGDQGLLHIRTITIAMFIGMFAMSWDSVSGYTGQISFGHALFFAIGGYGSALLNLGWGVPPVAAVALGTVLAAVAGLLIGVPALRLEGPYLSLVTLVAPLILLQVFIWRSDVFGGELGVSNPDPLVATSGFAQETYVYFYVGFALFVLILAVLLAVTRSDAGSILTAIREDEDAVAASGLNPAKFKTFAFVLSASVGGLAGAVFVHTPMASPTPSQLLAQTVSIEVIIASVLGGMGTIVGAALGGMFLSVFRSQLSNVNATVPGLGVSVGDLDLVIFAVVTLFILFALPGGVLRWGIVTGRSLIGADGAAADGGRTPVEQTLERFREFFRGGRDD; encoded by the coding sequence ATGTCGGACACACTCACTTCGAAGCTGAATCCGCTGTCGCTCCCGCTCCGCCAACAACTGGGACTGCTCGCGCTCGCGCTCCTGGGGCTCACGCCGTTCTGGATGGAGCTCCTGTACGCGGGCGACCAGGGCCTCCTGCACATCCGCACGATCACGATCGCGATGTTCATCGGGATGTTCGCGATGAGCTGGGATTCGGTGTCGGGCTACACGGGCCAGATAAGCTTCGGGCACGCGCTCTTCTTCGCCATCGGCGGCTACGGGAGCGCGCTGTTGAACCTCGGCTGGGGCGTCCCGCCGGTCGCCGCGGTCGCGCTCGGCACGGTGCTCGCGGCGGTCGCGGGCCTCCTCATCGGCGTGCCCGCGCTCCGCCTCGAAGGCCCCTATCTGTCGCTCGTGACGCTGGTCGCGCCGCTCATCCTGCTCCAGGTTTTCATCTGGCGCAGCGACGTGTTCGGCGGCGAACTCGGCGTCTCCAACCCCGACCCGCTCGTGGCGACCAGCGGGTTCGCACAGGAGACGTACGTGTACTTCTACGTCGGGTTCGCGCTGTTCGTCCTGATACTCGCCGTGCTGCTCGCGGTGACGCGCTCGGACGCCGGATCCATCCTCACCGCGATCCGAGAGGACGAGGACGCCGTCGCGGCGTCCGGCCTGAACCCGGCGAAGTTCAAGACGTTCGCGTTCGTGCTGTCCGCGAGCGTCGGCGGTCTCGCGGGCGCGGTGTTCGTGCACACGCCGATGGCGAGTCCGACGCCGAGTCAGTTGCTCGCGCAGACGGTGAGCATCGAGGTCATCATCGCGTCCGTGCTGGGCGGGATGGGAACCATCGTCGGCGCGGCGCTCGGCGGGATGTTCCTCAGCGTCTTCCGCAGCCAGCTCAGCAACGTGAACGCGACCGTTCCGGGTCTCGGCGTGAGCGTCGGCGACCTCGACCTCGTCATCTTCGCAGTCGTCACCCTGTTCATCCTGTTCGCGCTCCCGGGCGGCGTGCTCCGCTGGGGTATCGTCACGGGCCGCAGCCTCATCGGCGCGGACGGCGCGGCCGCGGACGGCGGCCGGACGCCCGTCGAGCAGACGCTGGAGCGGTTCCGCGAGTTCTTCCGGGGTGGTCGGGATGACTGA